One window of the Conexibacter sp. SYSU D00693 genome contains the following:
- a CDS encoding MBOAT family protein — MVFPTITFAVFFAVVLPVSWALVRTPGAWKWFLVVASYVFYAAADWKFLFLLGGVTLGNHLFAHLIHRADDEERRKWLVRIVVTLDLLLLGVFKYYGFFVEQADAALDDVGLGAPFPVLSIALPVGISFITFHAISYVVDVGRRQLQPPPIVDLALYMSFFPHLVAGPIVRASEFLPQLRRPLDPKRVAVGTGVLLIVVGLVKKVVIADTLAREVVDPVFAVPEAYSSADTLLAFYGYAVQIYCDFSGYTDIAIGIAMLMGLTFPKNFDRPFASQSIGEFWRRWHMTLSRFVRDYIYIPLGGARKGPARGLINNFITMVLVGLWHGAAWGFIVFGAMHGFVMGAERVWTQKFRWRPPTWGKHVLVLLFLGFSLVPFRAPDMNDVFVLWGQLFAEGPATLWSPVPVLMIVAVIGSHLLPLRAVFRVRKWVADLPVPALSAGLAATVVVVAATIPSQGVPPFIYFQF, encoded by the coding sequence ATGGTCTTCCCCACCATCACCTTCGCGGTCTTCTTCGCCGTCGTCCTGCCGGTGTCGTGGGCGCTCGTGCGCACCCCCGGGGCGTGGAAGTGGTTCCTCGTCGTCGCGAGCTACGTCTTCTACGCGGCGGCCGACTGGAAGTTCCTGTTCCTGCTGGGCGGCGTCACGCTCGGCAACCACCTCTTCGCGCACCTGATCCACCGCGCGGACGACGAGGAGCGCCGCAAGTGGCTCGTGCGCATCGTCGTGACGCTCGACCTGCTGCTGCTCGGCGTCTTCAAGTACTACGGCTTCTTCGTCGAGCAGGCCGACGCCGCCCTCGACGACGTGGGCCTCGGCGCGCCGTTCCCGGTGCTGTCGATCGCGCTGCCGGTCGGCATCTCCTTCATCACGTTCCACGCGATCAGCTACGTCGTGGACGTCGGCCGGCGCCAGCTCCAGCCGCCGCCGATCGTCGACCTGGCGCTGTACATGAGCTTCTTCCCGCACCTCGTGGCGGGGCCCATCGTCCGCGCCAGCGAGTTCCTGCCCCAGCTGCGGCGGCCGCTGGACCCCAAGCGGGTCGCGGTCGGCACGGGCGTGCTGCTCATCGTCGTCGGCCTCGTCAAGAAGGTCGTCATCGCCGACACGCTGGCCCGCGAGGTCGTCGACCCGGTCTTCGCGGTGCCGGAGGCCTACTCGTCGGCCGACACGCTGCTGGCCTTCTACGGCTACGCGGTCCAGATCTACTGCGACTTCTCGGGCTACACGGACATCGCCATCGGCATCGCGATGCTCATGGGCCTCACGTTCCCCAAGAACTTCGACCGCCCGTTCGCCTCGCAGTCCATCGGCGAGTTCTGGCGGCGCTGGCACATGACGCTGTCGCGGTTCGTGCGCGACTACATCTACATCCCGCTCGGCGGCGCCCGGAAGGGGCCGGCCCGCGGGCTCATCAACAACTTCATCACGATGGTCCTCGTCGGCCTCTGGCACGGCGCGGCGTGGGGCTTCATCGTGTTCGGCGCGATGCACGGCTTCGTCATGGGCGCCGAGCGGGTGTGGACGCAGAAGTTCCGCTGGCGTCCGCCGACCTGGGGCAAGCACGTCCTGGTCCTGCTGTTCCTGGGCTTCTCGCTGGTCCCCTTCCGCGCGCCCGACATGAACGACGTCTTCGTGCTGTGGGGCCAGCTCTTCGCGGAGGGACCCGCGACGCTGTGGTCGCCCGTGCCGGTGCTGATGATCGTCGCGGTCATCGGCAGCCACCTGCTCCCGCTGCGCGCGGTCTTCCGCGTCCGCAAGTGGGTCGCCGACCTCCCGGTCCCGGCGCTCAGCGCCGGCCTGGCCGCGACCGTCGTCGTCGTGGCGGCCACGATCCCCTCGCAGGGCGTGCCGCCGTTCATCTACTTCCAGTTCTGA
- a CDS encoding GDSL-type esterase/lipase family protein, with product MPSRKPSTTPVLRRVVQRLLIAVAALAAIGLPVSLATAADEPAPLLSVNVDGAHINLLALSPVDSIVTFQELVGDQVEVLGEATSVDPKGQGPTGAASLPALPWRCDRTERRFRAAIKTKDGRDLQAEVDAQTPSCDTRIKITSPSQVKPGARITIGLKDTWQLGNQLLKVCLNQTGTARWCKRVKLAAGQTTASVTRTIGKRKGLLDIDLKIAGKHTHKKVGVGKPAPKAALPVMVVTGDSQVQGIDALLAERYRSKYRVVRQTRPGTGVSKDLGQPWTATARTQVKNHKPTVTVVFLGGNDGFEMTTPFGAKVACCEQPWRDEYTRRITDMAETYSRGDRGSVFWATIPPPKLKDQKEIVDVVNEAIIRMASAVPTVKLVRLDQVFGPEYRQEVDGQNVRDPDGVHLSPAGEKIAAKAFADAIAKAGK from the coding sequence ATGCCGTCCCGCAAGCCGTCGACCACCCCTGTCCTGCGCCGCGTGGTCCAGCGCCTCCTCATCGCCGTGGCGGCCCTCGCCGCCATCGGCCTGCCGGTGAGCCTGGCGACCGCCGCGGACGAGCCCGCGCCGCTGCTGTCGGTCAACGTCGACGGCGCGCACATCAACCTGCTCGCGCTCTCGCCCGTCGACTCCATCGTCACCTTCCAGGAGCTCGTCGGCGACCAGGTCGAGGTCCTCGGCGAGGCCACCTCGGTCGATCCCAAGGGCCAGGGCCCGACAGGCGCGGCCAGCCTCCCGGCGCTGCCGTGGCGCTGCGACCGCACCGAGCGCAGGTTCCGCGCCGCCATCAAGACGAAGGACGGCCGCGACCTCCAGGCCGAGGTCGACGCGCAGACGCCCTCGTGCGACACGCGCATCAAGATCACCTCGCCCAGCCAGGTCAAGCCGGGCGCCCGGATCACCATCGGGCTCAAGGACACCTGGCAGCTGGGCAACCAGCTCCTCAAGGTCTGCCTCAACCAGACCGGCACGGCGCGCTGGTGCAAGCGCGTCAAGCTCGCCGCGGGCCAGACGACCGCCTCGGTCACCCGCACGATCGGCAAGCGCAAGGGCCTCCTGGACATCGACCTCAAGATCGCCGGCAAGCACACCCACAAGAAGGTGGGCGTCGGCAAGCCCGCGCCGAAGGCCGCGCTGCCCGTCATGGTCGTCACGGGCGACTCGCAGGTCCAGGGCATCGACGCCCTGCTGGCCGAGCGCTACCGCTCGAAGTACCGCGTCGTGCGCCAGACGCGCCCGGGCACCGGCGTCTCGAAGGACCTCGGCCAGCCCTGGACCGCCACCGCGCGCACGCAGGTCAAGAACCACAAGCCGACGGTCACCGTGGTCTTCCTCGGCGGCAACGACGGCTTCGAGATGACCACGCCCTTCGGCGCCAAGGTCGCCTGCTGCGAGCAGCCGTGGCGCGACGAGTACACCCGCCGCATCACCGACATGGCCGAGACCTACAGCCGCGGCGACCGCGGCTCGGTCTTCTGGGCGACGATCCCGCCGCCCAAGCTGAAGGACCAGAAGGAGATCGTCGACGTCGTCAACGAGGCGATCATCCGGATGGCCTCGGCCGTCCCGACGGTCAAGCTCGTGCGCCTCGACCAGGTCTTCGGCCCCGAGTACCGCCAGGAGGTGGACGGCCAGAACGTCCGTGACCCTGACGGCGTGCACCTGTCCCCGGCCGGCGAGAAGATCGCCGCCAAGGCCTTCGCCGACGCGATCGCCAAGGCCGGCAAGTAG
- a CDS encoding RNA polymerase sigma factor yields the protein MRLDDADDAALLAATDLVAERFAVFYRRHVDTVLRFLARRGVDAATAADLTAEVFATAYLQRRRYEPRRGDARAWLLTIAARRHADLARRWSREKRAVAALALQVPALTEDDVAGWSALVAAVEELPAGQREAVRERVLEDRAYDDIAARQGLSEAAVRQRVSRGLATLRTRLEDDR from the coding sequence GTGCGCCTCGACGATGCCGACGACGCCGCGCTGCTGGCCGCGACCGACCTGGTCGCGGAGCGCTTCGCCGTCTTCTACCGCCGCCACGTCGACACGGTGCTGCGCTTCCTGGCGCGGCGCGGGGTCGACGCGGCGACCGCCGCCGACCTCACGGCGGAGGTCTTCGCGACCGCCTACCTCCAGCGCCGGCGCTACGAGCCGCGGCGGGGGGACGCACGGGCGTGGCTGCTGACGATCGCCGCGCGCCGCCACGCCGACCTCGCGCGCCGCTGGAGCCGCGAGAAGCGGGCCGTGGCGGCGCTGGCGCTGCAGGTCCCGGCGCTCACCGAGGACGACGTGGCGGGCTGGTCGGCCCTCGTGGCCGCCGTCGAGGAGCTGCCCGCGGGCCAGCGCGAGGCGGTCCGCGAGCGCGTGCTCGAGGACCGCGCCTACGACGACATCGCCGCGCGCCAGGGCCTCAGCGAGGCCGCGGTGCGCCAGCGCGTCAGCCGTGGGCTGGCCACCCTGCGAACCCGACTGGAGGACGACCGATGA
- a CDS encoding response regulator transcription factor produces the protein MRLQQAIRAAGLRQAAQAADERAAVTARELAVLRLLSGDLSEREIGRELFVSFNTVHSHVKSLYRKLDASSRAEAVARARERGLL, from the coding sequence GTGCGCCTGCAGCAGGCGATCCGCGCCGCCGGGCTGCGCCAGGCGGCGCAGGCCGCCGACGAGCGCGCCGCCGTCACCGCGCGGGAGCTCGCCGTCCTGCGCCTCCTGAGCGGCGACCTGTCCGAGCGCGAGATCGGCCGGGAGCTCTTCGTCTCGTTCAACACGGTCCACAGCCACGTCAAGTCGCTGTACCGCAAGCTCGACGCGTCGTCGCGCGCCGAGGCCGTCGCCCGCGCGCGCGAGCGCGGGCTGCTCTGA
- a CDS encoding alpha/beta hydrolase, with translation MSPVTPDTIVLIHGFWVTPRSWEHWIDRYEAQGFRVLAPAYPGFEVEVEALNADPSPIEAVTVPQIIDHLEAVVGELDQPPIIMGHSAGGVFTQLLLDRGHGAAGVAMNSAPTEGVKRVPLSQVRATFPVLRNPANRHRAVGFTADQWHYAFANTFSQEESLALYERYHVPASGPIFWGSALANVHPGPDETHVDYHNDDRAPLLFVAATDDHLMPPSIQRSNAKHYKSDTVTEVIEVPGPHLMPAAPGWEDVADRVLAWAMEQAGARAGAV, from the coding sequence ATGTCGCCCGTCACGCCGGACACCATCGTCCTGATCCACGGCTTCTGGGTCACGCCCCGCAGCTGGGAGCACTGGATCGACCGCTACGAGGCCCAGGGCTTCCGCGTCCTGGCCCCCGCCTACCCCGGCTTCGAGGTCGAGGTCGAGGCGCTCAACGCCGACCCGTCGCCGATCGAGGCGGTGACGGTGCCGCAGATCATCGACCACCTCGAGGCCGTCGTCGGCGAGCTCGACCAGCCGCCGATCATCATGGGCCACTCGGCCGGCGGCGTGTTCACCCAGCTCCTGCTCGACCGCGGCCACGGCGCCGCCGGCGTCGCCATGAACTCCGCGCCGACCGAGGGGGTCAAGCGCGTCCCCCTCTCCCAGGTGCGCGCGACGTTCCCCGTGCTGCGCAACCCCGCCAACCGCCACCGCGCCGTGGGCTTCACCGCCGACCAGTGGCACTACGCGTTCGCCAACACGTTCAGCCAGGAGGAGTCGCTGGCGCTCTACGAGCGCTACCACGTGCCCGCCTCGGGCCCGATCTTCTGGGGCAGCGCCCTGGCCAACGTCCATCCGGGCCCCGACGAGACGCACGTCGACTACCACAACGACGACCGCGCACCGCTGCTGTTCGTGGCGGCCACCGACGACCACCTGATGCCGCCCTCGATCCAGCGCTCGAACGCCAAGCACTACAAGAGCGACACGGTGACCGAGGTCATCGAGGTCCCGGGGCCGCACCTGATGCCCGCCGCCCCGGGCTGGGAGGACGTCGCCGACCGCGTGCTCGCGTGGGCGATGGAGCAGGCCGGCGCGCGCGCCGGGGCGGTCTAG
- a CDS encoding glycosyltransferase — protein MRVLAYTSPARGHLFPLVAIAQELRRRGHDVAVRTLAAEVDRLRALGFAAAPIAPAIEALEHDDHAARSPIGGLRRSLATFARRAPHEVDDLRGAIAQQRPDVVLVDCAAWGASAAAEAWGGPWAQWFPYPLPLSAPDVPPFGPGFAPAAGPLGRLRDRVVGPPLLRVLERASLPRFNPVRVAAGAPPFRRADDMWTAAPLLLHLSAEPFEHPRAHWPPNVRLVGPCAWDPPGEDPPWLAALGDRPLVLVTTSSEFQDDGRLVRTALDALAEEDVDVVATLPSAQLDGPIPPNARVERFVPHGPLLGRAACAVTHGGAGATQKALAAGVPVCVVPFGRDQLEVASRVEGCQAGVRLPRRRLGAARLRAAVHEAIARRDGAARVARAFADAGGPPAAADHLEALAARHDAL, from the coding sequence GTGAGGGTCCTGGCGTACACGTCCCCGGCCCGCGGCCACCTCTTCCCGCTCGTCGCGATCGCGCAGGAGCTCCGGCGGCGAGGCCACGACGTCGCGGTCCGCACGCTCGCCGCCGAGGTCGACCGCCTGCGCGCGCTCGGCTTCGCGGCCGCGCCGATCGCCCCGGCGATCGAGGCCCTCGAGCACGACGACCACGCGGCGCGCTCGCCGATCGGCGGACTGCGGCGCTCCCTGGCGACCTTCGCCCGCCGCGCGCCGCACGAGGTCGACGACCTCCGTGGGGCCATCGCGCAGCAACGGCCCGACGTCGTGCTCGTCGACTGCGCCGCCTGGGGCGCGAGCGCGGCGGCGGAGGCGTGGGGCGGGCCCTGGGCGCAGTGGTTCCCCTACCCGCTGCCGCTGAGCGCGCCGGACGTCCCGCCGTTCGGCCCGGGCTTCGCGCCCGCCGCCGGCCCTCTCGGCCGGCTGCGCGACCGCGTCGTGGGTCCGCCGCTGCTGCGGGTGCTCGAGCGCGCGAGCCTCCCGCGCTTCAACCCGGTGCGCGTCGCTGCGGGCGCGCCGCCGTTCCGCCGCGCCGACGACATGTGGACCGCGGCGCCGCTGCTGCTGCACCTGTCGGCCGAGCCGTTCGAGCACCCCCGCGCCCACTGGCCGCCGAACGTCCGGCTCGTCGGACCGTGCGCGTGGGACCCGCCCGGCGAGGACCCGCCGTGGCTCGCCGCCCTCGGTGACCGGCCGCTCGTCCTGGTGACCACGTCCTCGGAGTTCCAGGACGACGGCCGCCTCGTGCGCACCGCGCTCGACGCGCTCGCCGAGGAGGACGTGGACGTCGTCGCCACGCTGCCCTCCGCGCAGCTCGACGGCCCGATCCCGCCCAACGCCCGGGTCGAGCGCTTCGTCCCGCACGGCCCGCTGCTCGGTCGAGCGGCGTGCGCGGTCACCCACGGTGGCGCGGGCGCGACCCAGAAGGCGCTCGCCGCGGGCGTGCCGGTCTGCGTCGTGCCCTTCGGCCGCGACCAGCTCGAGGTCGCCAGCCGCGTCGAGGGCTGCCAGGCCGGCGTGCGCCTCCCGCGGCGGCGCCTCGGCGCCGCACGGCTGCGCGCCGCGGTGCACGAGGCCATCGCGCGGCGCGACGGCGCCGCGCGCGTCGCCCGGGCCTTCGCCGACGCCGGCGGACCGCCGGCGGCCGCCGACCACCTCGAGGCGCTCGCCGCACGGCACGACGCCCTCTAG
- a CDS encoding TetR/AcrR family transcriptional regulator → MSPRTYEKAARAVGEERTRTALLDAAERAFLAGRWSAASLTALAHEAGVTKQTLLRHFGSKDGLLERAVQRALDRTARQRLGPPPPDVAAAVDDLLDHYARDGERALALEALEGTGAVAVVRDRARALHHAWVDHAFAPWLAGPERERRRAATIALCDVRAWAVLSRDLGLGRDEVHATLTLALDRLLGPAP, encoded by the coding sequence ATGTCGCCGAGGACGTACGAGAAGGCCGCCCGGGCCGTCGGCGAGGAGCGCACGCGCACCGCGCTGCTCGACGCGGCCGAGCGCGCGTTCCTCGCCGGCCGCTGGTCGGCTGCGTCGCTCACCGCCCTCGCGCACGAGGCCGGCGTGACCAAGCAGACCCTCCTGCGGCACTTCGGCTCGAAGGACGGCCTGCTCGAGCGCGCCGTGCAGCGGGCCCTCGACCGCACCGCCCGGCAGCGCCTCGGACCACCTCCGCCCGACGTCGCCGCGGCCGTCGACGACCTCCTCGACCACTACGCCCGCGACGGGGAGCGGGCGCTGGCCCTCGAGGCCCTCGAAGGCACCGGCGCGGTGGCCGTCGTGCGCGACCGCGCCCGTGCCCTGCACCACGCGTGGGTCGACCACGCGTTCGCGCCGTGGCTCGCGGGCCCGGAGCGCGAGCGCCGCCGCGCGGCGACCATCGCCCTGTGCGACGTGCGGGCCTGGGCGGTCCTGTCCCGCGACCTCGGCCTCGGCCGCGACGAGGTGCACGCGACGCTCACGCTCGCCCTGGACCGCCTCCTGGGGCCGGCGCCGTGA